The proteins below are encoded in one region of Sideroxydans lithotrophicus ES-1:
- the trpC gene encoding indole-3-glycerol phosphate synthase TrpC, with translation MSDILNKILAVKNQEVAAALSAKPLPVIRAEAEQAAPARDFAGAIRNKIAAGLPAVIAEIKKASPSKGVIRADFHPAEIAASYARHGAACLSVLTDEQFFQGSAAYLQQARAACDLPVLRKDFMVHEYQVYQARAMGADAILLIASALTLNQMKTLEKLAHKLGMAVLVEVHDGKELEIALQLATPLIGINNRNLRTFEVSLQTTLDLLSHISASEEGQDRIVVTESGIFTAADVKLMRDQQVHAFLVGEAFMRADEPGAELAKVFGMQP, from the coding sequence ATGTCCGACATCCTTAACAAGATTCTCGCCGTCAAGAACCAGGAAGTCGCCGCCGCATTGTCGGCCAAGCCATTGCCGGTGATCCGTGCCGAAGCCGAGCAAGCCGCCCCTGCGCGGGACTTTGCCGGCGCCATCCGCAACAAGATCGCAGCCGGGCTTCCCGCCGTGATCGCCGAGATCAAGAAAGCCAGCCCCAGCAAAGGGGTCATTCGTGCGGATTTCCACCCGGCCGAGATCGCGGCCAGTTATGCGCGGCATGGGGCGGCCTGCCTGTCGGTACTGACCGACGAGCAGTTCTTCCAGGGCAGTGCGGCGTACCTGCAGCAGGCGCGCGCCGCCTGCGACCTGCCGGTGCTGCGCAAGGATTTCATGGTGCACGAATATCAGGTCTACCAGGCGCGGGCGATGGGGGCGGATGCGATCCTGCTGATCGCCTCCGCCTTGACCCTCAACCAGATGAAGACGCTGGAGAAACTGGCGCACAAACTGGGCATGGCTGTGCTGGTGGAAGTGCACGATGGCAAGGAACTGGAGATCGCATTGCAGCTGGCCACGCCGCTGATCGGGATCAACAACCGCAACCTGCGCACCTTCGAGGTCAGCCTGCAGACCACGCTCGACCTGTTGTCGCATATCTCTGCATCCGAAGAGGGGCAGGATCGCATCGTGGTCACGGAAAGCGGTATCTTCACTGCAGCGGATGTGAAATTGATGCGCGACCAGCAGGTGCATGCCTTCCTGGTCGGCGAGGCATTCATGCGCGCGGACGAGCCGGGGGCGGAGCTGGCCAAAGTCTTTGGCATGCAACCGTAA
- a CDS encoding 3'-5' exonuclease has product MKKLLQRWFSAGPRLRPHQKARLDAWRAIPANLGPVTFEHSRVVVVDVETTGLNLITDTLISIGAVAVVNGRIALGDSFSVVLKQQESSDKENILVHGISSTAQRDGVDPVEALLTFLEYLGKSRLIAFHVAFDETMIRRAMRQYLGLSFKHEWLDLAYVMPALNRSLMENHRVLDDWIGRFNIHIEARHNALADALATAQLFQIAISQARNKNINDFEGLYDLEKSHRWLRDVS; this is encoded by the coding sequence TTGAAAAAGTTGCTGCAACGCTGGTTTTCTGCCGGGCCACGCCTGAGGCCACATCAGAAGGCACGCCTGGATGCGTGGCGGGCGATACCGGCGAACTTGGGGCCGGTGACTTTTGAGCATTCTCGTGTCGTGGTGGTAGACGTGGAAACGACCGGCCTTAACCTGATCACCGATACGCTGATCTCCATCGGCGCGGTGGCGGTGGTGAACGGACGTATCGCCTTGGGGGACAGCTTTTCCGTAGTGTTGAAGCAGCAGGAGAGCAGCGACAAGGAAAATATACTGGTGCATGGCATCTCCAGTACCGCTCAGCGCGACGGAGTCGATCCGGTAGAGGCATTGCTGACCTTTCTTGAATATCTGGGCAAATCCCGGCTGATCGCTTTCCATGTCGCTTTCGATGAAACCATGATTCGGCGGGCCATGCGCCAATACCTGGGGCTCTCGTTCAAACATGAGTGGCTGGATCTGGCTTATGTGATGCCCGCCCTGAATCGTTCGCTGATGGAAAATCATCGGGTACTGGATGACTGGATCGGGCGCTTCAATATCCATATCGAGGCCAGGCATAACGCGTTGGCCGATGCGTTGGCTACTGCCCAACTGTTTCAAATCGCCATCTCGCAAGCACGCAATAAAAACATCAATGATTTCGAGGGTTTGTATGACCTTGAGAAGTCACACCGCTGGCTGCGCGATGTAAGCTGA
- the lpdA gene encoding dihydrolipoyl dehydrogenase codes for MSQTIEIKVPDIGNFKDVAVIEIAVKAGDHVEKEQALISLETDKATIDVPSPVAGVVKQLKIKVGDKVSEGSIILLLESQDLGTGNSDLAKPAASAPQVAAAAPTKSQIQNPKSTVKGDIHAEVVVLGAGPGGYTAAFRAADLGKQVVLIEKHASLGGVCLNVGCIPSKALLHVAKVITEAEEVSHHGVTFGKPKIDIDGIRGWKESVISKSTGGLAQLAKQRKVQVVQGVAKFTSPNSLVVQTADGEKIVTFDNAIVAAGSSVARIPGFPYEDERIIDSTGALALKDVPKRMLVIGGGIIGLEMATVYDALGSKISVVELMDQLMPGADKDMVKPLHTRIAKRYEAIMLKTKVTKIEATKAGLKVTFEGEQAPAEPQVYDKVLMAVGRRPNGREIAAEAAGLIVNERGFIPVDKQMRTNVPHIFAIGDIVGDPMLAHKAVHEGKVAAENIAGHKAFFEPLTIPSVAYTDPEVAWMGLTETQAQAKGTPFEKASFPWVASGRAGSVGRPEGATKVLLDPQSRRILGMGIVGVNAGELIAEAVLALEMGADMEDIGLTIHPHPTLSETLCFAAEMAEGTITDIMAPRKK; via the coding sequence ATGAGCCAGACCATTGAAATCAAAGTCCCCGACATCGGTAACTTCAAGGATGTCGCCGTCATCGAGATCGCCGTGAAGGCCGGCGATCACGTCGAGAAAGAACAGGCGCTCATCTCGCTGGAAACGGACAAGGCGACGATAGACGTTCCCTCACCCGTCGCCGGCGTGGTGAAGCAGCTCAAGATCAAGGTCGGCGACAAGGTCAGCGAAGGCTCGATCATCCTGCTTCTTGAGAGTCAGGATTTAGGAACTGGGAATTCGGATTTGGCAAAACCGGCGGCTTCTGCGCCGCAAGTTGCCGCCGCAGCCCCAACCAAATCCCAAATCCAAAATCCCAAATCCACCGTCAAAGGCGACATCCACGCCGAAGTCGTGGTACTCGGCGCCGGCCCCGGCGGCTACACCGCCGCGTTCCGCGCGGCCGATCTCGGCAAGCAGGTGGTACTGATCGAGAAGCATGCCTCGCTCGGCGGCGTTTGCCTCAATGTCGGCTGCATCCCGTCCAAGGCGCTGCTGCATGTGGCCAAGGTCATCACCGAAGCGGAAGAGGTTTCGCATCATGGCGTGACCTTCGGCAAGCCGAAGATCGACATCGACGGCATCCGCGGCTGGAAGGAAAGCGTCATCTCCAAATCCACCGGCGGCCTCGCCCAACTGGCGAAGCAACGCAAGGTGCAGGTGGTGCAGGGTGTGGCGAAGTTCACCTCGCCCAACTCGCTCGTGGTGCAGACCGCCGACGGCGAGAAGATCGTCACCTTCGACAACGCCATCGTCGCCGCCGGCAGCAGCGTGGCGCGCATCCCCGGTTTCCCCTATGAAGACGAACGCATCATCGACTCCACCGGCGCGCTGGCGCTGAAGGATGTGCCCAAGCGCATGCTGGTCATCGGCGGCGGCATCATCGGCCTGGAGATGGCGACGGTGTACGACGCATTGGGCAGCAAGATCTCCGTGGTCGAACTGATGGACCAGCTCATGCCCGGCGCGGACAAGGACATGGTCAAGCCGCTGCACACGCGCATCGCCAAGCGTTACGAAGCCATCATGCTGAAGACCAAGGTCACCAAGATCGAGGCGACCAAGGCCGGCCTGAAGGTGACCTTCGAAGGCGAACAGGCGCCCGCCGAACCACAGGTATACGACAAGGTGCTGATGGCCGTCGGCCGCCGTCCGAACGGTCGCGAGATCGCAGCAGAAGCTGCGGGCCTCATCGTCAACGAGCGCGGCTTCATCCCGGTGGACAAGCAGATGCGCACCAATGTGCCGCACATCTTCGCCATCGGCGACATCGTCGGCGATCCGATGCTGGCGCACAAGGCAGTGCATGAAGGCAAGGTCGCGGCCGAGAACATCGCCGGACACAAAGCCTTCTTCGAACCATTGACCATCCCTTCGGTCGCTTACACCGATCCCGAAGTGGCATGGATGGGCTTGACCGAGACGCAGGCGCAGGCCAAGGGCACCCCCTTCGAGAAGGCGTCCTTCCCGTGGGTCGCTTCGGGACGTGCCGGTTCGGTGGGACGCCCCGAAGGTGCCACCAAGGTGCTGCTGGATCCGCAATCGCGCCGCATCCTCGGCATGGGCATCGTCGGCGTGAACGCGGGCGAACTGATCGCCGAAGCCGTGCTGGCGCTGGAGATGGGGGCAGACATGGAAGACATCGGCCTCACCATCCATCCGCACCCGACCTTGTCGGAGACCCTGTGCTTCGCCGCCGAGATGGCGGAAGGCACCATCACCGACATCATGGCCCCGCGCAAGAAATGA
- a CDS encoding glutamate-5-semialdehyde dehydrogenase → MEDVKQYMKKVGQQARAASRLMAQASTNAKNHALENIATAIQLGSARLIAENAKDVAAAKANGLDAASVDRLTLTEKTIKGMVEGLQQIAQLADPIGEIDGMHYRPSGIQVGKMRVPLGVIGIIYESRPNVTADAAGLCLKSGNAAILRGGSEAIHSNQAIAACVHQGLREAGLPETAVQVVNTTDRAAVGELITMKDYVDVIVPRGGKELIERVSSEARIPVIKHLHGVCHVYIDDEADLHKAIRIADNAKTHRYGVCNAMETLLVNANVAAKVLPELCRIYLDKGVELRGDEASRKLVPQMKVATEEDWHTEYLAAILSIRVVADLDEALAHIATYGSQHTDSIVTENYSKAMRFLREVDSSSVMVNASTRFADGFEYGLGAEIGISTDKIHARGPVGLEGLTSQKYIVLGSGQIRI, encoded by the coding sequence ATGGAAGACGTCAAGCAATACATGAAGAAAGTCGGGCAGCAGGCCCGCGCCGCATCGCGCCTGATGGCCCAGGCCAGCACCAACGCCAAGAACCACGCGCTGGAGAACATCGCCACGGCCATCCAGCTCGGCAGCGCAAGGCTGATCGCGGAGAATGCCAAGGATGTCGCCGCAGCCAAGGCCAACGGACTGGATGCAGCTTCGGTGGACAGGCTCACGCTCACCGAAAAGACCATAAAAGGCATGGTCGAGGGACTGCAGCAGATCGCGCAGCTGGCTGATCCCATCGGCGAGATCGACGGCATGCATTATCGCCCCTCCGGCATCCAGGTCGGCAAGATGCGCGTGCCGCTCGGCGTCATCGGCATCATCTACGAATCGCGCCCGAACGTGACCGCGGACGCCGCCGGCCTGTGCCTGAAATCAGGCAATGCGGCCATCCTGCGCGGCGGCTCGGAGGCCATCCATTCCAACCAGGCCATCGCCGCCTGCGTGCATCAGGGCTTGCGCGAAGCCGGCCTGCCCGAGACGGCAGTGCAGGTCGTGAACACCACTGACCGTGCCGCCGTCGGCGAACTGATCACCATGAAAGACTATGTGGACGTGATTGTTCCGCGCGGCGGTAAGGAACTGATCGAGCGCGTCTCGAGCGAAGCGCGCATCCCCGTCATCAAGCACCTGCACGGCGTATGCCACGTCTACATCGACGACGAGGCCGACCTGCACAAAGCCATACGCATCGCCGACAACGCCAAGACCCACCGCTACGGCGTGTGCAACGCGATGGAGACCCTGCTGGTGAATGCGAACGTGGCAGCGAAAGTATTGCCGGAACTGTGCCGGATCTATCTGGACAAGGGCGTGGAACTGCGCGGCGACGAAGCGTCGCGCAAGCTGGTCCCCCAGATGAAGGTCGCCACCGAGGAAGACTGGCACACCGAGTATCTCGCGGCCATTCTCAGCATCCGCGTGGTCGCCGATCTGGATGAGGCACTTGCGCACATCGCCACCTACGGTTCGCAACATACCGACAGCATCGTCACCGAGAACTACAGCAAGGCCATGCGCTTCCTGCGCGAAGTGGATTCATCGAGCGTGATGGTGAACGCCTCGACACGTTTCGCCGACGGCTTCGAGTATGGTCTGGGCGCGGAGATCGGCATCTCCACCGACAAGATCCACGCCCGCGGCCCGGTCGGACTGGAAGGATTGACCTCGCAAAAATACATCGTGCTCGGCAGCGGGCAGATCCGTATCTGA
- a CDS encoding DUF294 nucleotidyltransferase-like domain-containing protein: protein MIHPSELSFISKHAPFDRMELEHVLWMLERMQLGYYAEGEVIVSPQQGVVDRFLVIKQGMVHGEQNVAHAAEADTWMELAEGECFPLGALLANRSVASVYRAGSDTFCYELPAADFRELIGMSGAFRDFCTRRIANLLEHSKQVIQAQYSHSSVERQSLASPLSTIIRREPVTCSPDTSIRQALEAMREHRIGSMIAVDADGRPLGIMTLHDVRDRIAIPQIDLDQPVSGVMSSQLSVLPPQALAHEAALVMARQGFRHVLVVENERLVGLVSEKDLFALQRVGLRQIGSAIRHAETIEVLQQGAADIRKMAHNMMAQGVAAEQLTQFISTFNDLLSARIVELEFKAAGLFGTPLHEGMCWMALGSEGRFEQTLNTDQDNAILFKVPEGMDADQMRGKLLPVAKRINEKLALCGFPLCSGEIMASNPKWCMSLEEWKQTFSAWIRSGSPEALLHASIFFDFRALYGAQHLAEDLRSWLARVASDNSRFLYMMAENALRNRPPLGVIRDFVLNDTNRLDLKLNGITPFVDAARIFSLATGVTHTNTIQRLRLSAAKMNLPEAEIEAWIDALLFIQVLRLRHHDESIANGMKDDALDNLIDPASLNELDRRILKEAFRQARKAQAKLRLDYQL, encoded by the coding sequence GTGATCCATCCCTCGGAACTATCCTTCATCAGCAAGCATGCGCCGTTCGATCGCATGGAGCTGGAACATGTGCTGTGGATGCTGGAACGCATGCAGCTTGGCTATTATGCCGAGGGCGAGGTGATCGTTTCGCCGCAGCAGGGGGTGGTGGACCGTTTTCTGGTCATCAAGCAGGGCATGGTGCACGGCGAGCAGAATGTCGCCCATGCTGCCGAGGCGGACACCTGGATGGAGCTGGCTGAAGGAGAATGCTTCCCGCTGGGCGCGCTGTTGGCCAATCGTTCCGTTGCCAGCGTTTACCGTGCCGGCAGCGATACCTTTTGCTACGAGCTTCCTGCGGCTGATTTCCGCGAACTGATCGGCATGAGTGGAGCCTTTCGCGATTTTTGCACACGGCGCATCGCCAACCTGCTGGAGCATTCAAAACAGGTCATCCAGGCGCAGTACAGTCATTCGAGTGTCGAACGGCAATCGCTGGCCAGCCCGCTGTCAACGATCATCCGGCGCGAGCCGGTGACATGTTCGCCCGATACGTCAATACGGCAAGCGCTGGAGGCGATGCGCGAACATCGTATCGGTTCCATGATCGCTGTCGATGCGGATGGACGGCCGCTCGGCATCATGACGCTGCATGACGTGCGCGATCGCATCGCCATTCCGCAAATCGACCTCGACCAGCCGGTCAGCGGCGTGATGAGCTCGCAACTTTCCGTGTTGCCGCCGCAGGCGCTGGCGCATGAGGCGGCACTGGTAATGGCCAGGCAGGGCTTTCGTCATGTGCTGGTGGTCGAAAACGAGAGACTGGTCGGACTGGTGTCGGAAAAAGATCTGTTTGCCCTGCAGCGGGTGGGGTTGCGGCAGATCGGCTCGGCCATACGACATGCCGAAACCATCGAGGTGTTGCAACAGGGGGCGGCAGACATCCGCAAGATGGCGCACAACATGATGGCGCAGGGCGTTGCAGCCGAGCAATTGACCCAGTTCATCTCCACCTTCAATGACCTGCTCAGTGCGCGCATCGTCGAGCTGGAATTCAAGGCCGCCGGATTGTTCGGTACCCCGCTGCACGAAGGGATGTGCTGGATGGCGCTGGGTTCGGAAGGCCGTTTCGAACAGACATTGAACACCGACCAGGATAACGCGATCCTGTTCAAGGTGCCGGAGGGCATGGATGCCGATCAGATGCGCGGGAAATTGTTGCCGGTGGCCAAGCGCATCAACGAAAAATTGGCACTGTGCGGCTTCCCGTTATGCAGTGGCGAGATCATGGCGAGCAATCCCAAGTGGTGCATGTCGCTGGAAGAATGGAAACAGACCTTCTCTGCCTGGATCAGAAGCGGTTCACCAGAGGCTTTGCTGCACGCGAGCATCTTTTTCGATTTTCGTGCACTGTATGGAGCGCAGCATCTGGCAGAAGACCTGCGCTCGTGGCTGGCGCGGGTCGCCAGCGACAATAGCCGCTTCCTGTACATGATGGCGGAGAATGCCTTGCGCAACCGCCCGCCGCTGGGAGTGATACGGGATTTCGTCCTGAACGACACGAACCGTCTCGACCTCAAACTCAACGGCATCACCCCGTTCGTGGATGCGGCGCGCATCTTCAGCCTGGCTACGGGGGTGACACATACGAACACCATCCAGCGCTTGCGCCTGAGCGCAGCCAAAATGAACCTGCCTGAGGCCGAGATAGAGGCGTGGATCGATGCGCTGCTGTTCATCCAGGTCTTGCGCCTGCGCCATCACGATGAGTCGATTGCCAACGGGATGAAGGATGATGCGCTGGATAATCTGATCGATCCTGCATCGTTGAATGAACTGGACAGGCGCATTCTCAAGGAAGCTTTCCGCCAGGCGCGCAAAGCACAGGCCAAGTTGAGACTGGATTACCAGCTTTGA